Proteins encoded by one window of Sphaerodactylus townsendi isolate TG3544 linkage group LG04, MPM_Stown_v2.3, whole genome shotgun sequence:
- the LOC125430750 gene encoding WD repeat-containing protein 73-like produces MAQRPQAGRLGSQEWGVGGVLQDSVSRDPARYNDLHTFELQEPTRVIEWTGEKTVCVAGYGNQERHEVLQLLLPPRLCAKDNQGLCPERDFKIGCGGFSDRPTYSLKHVPGTSSLVTSGPPNGSLQVWRLEQDDAGVIKPTGTIQTAGGDGPTWAKIAVASSKSAWVLHGLRVSSIQVTEIESGKAIFRTASTHSDELATLEFLDQTTALACSTKGQLFVADVRQPQGLLGATGDAPVAPSLGGERWRAAVGHGPSGSLGGHPQIARLSTGGCVVLTDPRNMATPLKMAVGCMPTSKLPGSEFLCISFAPQLDECLSVSGFDGTVRVYDTHSWGSAPQEAQPLFVHRGHVFSSAEGADRQALVTTHTWHPYKPRTLLSAATDGSLHVWDWADPRGAN; encoded by the exons ATGGCCCAACGACCCCAAGCAGGTAGGCTGGGGTCCCAAGAGTGGGGCGTGGGAGGTGTGCTTCAGGACAGCGTCTCCCGCGACCCTGCGAG GTACAATGACCTCCACACCTTTGAGCTTCAAGAGCCCACCCGGGTCATCGAGTGGACGGGAGAAAAAA CGGTCTGCGTGGCAGGATACGGCAACCAAGAGCGGCATGAAGTTCTCCAATTGCTTTTGCCCCCCAGGCTGTGTGCGAAGGACAACCAG GGACTGTGTCCCGAAAGAGATTTTAAGATTGGATGTGGTGGATTTTCCGACCGCCCGACCTACAGCCTGAAGCATGTCCCAGGAACCAG CTCGTTGGTGACCAGCGGGCCGCCGAACGGTTCCCTGCAGGTTTGGCGCCTGGAGCAGGACGACGCGG GTGTTATTAAGCCCACTGGAACCATCCAGACTGCAGGAGGAGATGGACCAACCTGGGCCAAAATTGCCGTGGCTTCCTCGAAGTCTGCCTGGGTGTTGCACGGGCTCAGGGTCAGCAGCATCCAGGTGACTGAGATCGAATCCGGGAAGGCCATCTTCAGGACAG CCTCCACCCACAGCGACGAACTGGCCACTCTGGAGTTCCTGGACCAAACCACAGCGCTGGCCTGCAGCACCAAAGGGCAGCTGTTCGTCGCAGACGTCAGGCAGCCGCAGGGCCTCTTGGGAGCGACCGGGGACGCGCCCGTCGCTCCATccctgggaggggagaggtggcgCGCTGCAGTCGGGCACGGCCCATCAGGGTCCCTCGGGGGCCACCCCCAGATCGCTCGGCTTTCGACAGGAGGCTGCGTGGTGCTAACGGATCCCCGGAATATGGCGACCCCCCTAAAAATGGCCGTGGGGTGCATGCCCACCTCTAAACTCCCAGGGTCGGAGTTCCTGTGCATCTCCTTTGCTCCCCAGCTGGACGAGTGCCTATCCGTATCAG gCTTTGACGGGACTGTCCGTGTCTACGATACCCACAGCTGGGGCTCTGCCCCCCAGGAAGCCCAGCCGCTCTTCGTCCATCGAGGGCACGTTTTCAGCAGCGCGGAAGGAGCCGATCGACAGGCACTGGTGACCACTCACACTTGGCACCCCTACAAGCCACGGACCCTGTTATCCGCTGCTACTGACGGGTCACTCCATGTGTGGGACTGGGCCGACCCCCGTGGGGCCAACTAG